One part of the Paraburkholderia flagellata genome encodes these proteins:
- the adk gene encoding adenylate kinase has product MRLILLGAPGAGKGTQASFIKEKFGIPQISTGDMLRAAVKAGTPLGLEAKRFMDAGELVTDELIINLVKERLQEPDCKNGYLFDGFPRTLPQAEAMKQAGVAIDYVLEIDVPFDEIITRMSGRRMHPASGRTYHVKFNPPKVEMTDDVTGEPLVQRDDDKEETVRKRLDVYVAQTKPLIAYYSEWAKRGEENGLQPPQYRAISGLGSVDEIRERAFEALK; this is encoded by the coding sequence ATGCGTTTGATCCTGTTGGGCGCCCCGGGCGCGGGCAAGGGAACCCAGGCAAGCTTCATCAAGGAAAAGTTCGGCATTCCGCAAATCTCGACGGGCGACATGCTGCGCGCAGCCGTCAAGGCGGGCACGCCGCTTGGCCTCGAAGCGAAGCGATTCATGGACGCCGGCGAGCTCGTCACCGACGAACTCATCATCAATCTCGTGAAGGAACGCCTTCAGGAGCCCGACTGCAAGAACGGCTACCTGTTCGACGGCTTCCCGCGCACGCTGCCGCAAGCCGAAGCCATGAAGCAGGCGGGCGTCGCGATCGACTACGTGCTCGAGATCGACGTGCCGTTCGACGAGATCATCACGCGCATGAGCGGCCGCCGCATGCACCCGGCTTCGGGCCGCACGTATCACGTCAAGTTCAATCCGCCCAAGGTCGAGATGACGGACGACGTCACGGGCGAACCGCTCGTCCAGCGCGACGACGACAAGGAAGAAACGGTGCGCAAGCGTCTGGACGTGTACGTCGCCCAGACCAAGCCGCTCATCGCCTACTACAGCGAGTGGGCCAAACGCGGTGAGGAAAACGGCCTGCAGCCGCCGCAGTATCGCGCCATCTCGGGCCTCGGCAGCGTCGACGAGATTCGCGAGCGCGCATTCGAAGCGCTGAAGTAA
- the kdsB gene encoding 3-deoxy-manno-octulosonate cytidylyltransferase yields MTAPVQPFIAVVPARLASTRLPNKPLADIGGKPMVVRVAERARDSGAQKVLIASDAQSVLDAARDHGFEAMLTRADHPSGTDRLAEVAEQYGWSDETIVVNVQGDEPLIDPALVCDVASHLAVHPECAIATAAHPITAPEEIFSPNVVKVVLDARGVALYFSRAPIPWARDAWQPHWSPARLDLGAMPAPPAPATVYRHIGLYAYRAKFLRSYPSLAQSPIEQVEALEQLRAMWHGERIAVLVTAEAPAPGVDTPADLARVQALYRP; encoded by the coding sequence ATGACCGCTCCCGTGCAACCCTTCATCGCCGTCGTCCCGGCGCGCCTCGCGTCCACGCGGCTGCCCAACAAACCGCTCGCCGACATCGGCGGCAAGCCGATGGTGGTGCGTGTGGCCGAACGCGCGCGTGATTCGGGCGCGCAGAAGGTGCTGATCGCCTCCGATGCCCAAAGCGTGCTCGACGCCGCACGCGACCACGGTTTCGAGGCCATGCTCACGCGCGCCGATCACCCGTCGGGCACCGACCGCCTCGCTGAGGTCGCCGAACAATATGGCTGGAGCGACGAGACGATCGTGGTCAACGTCCAGGGCGACGAACCGCTGATCGACCCCGCGCTCGTGTGCGACGTTGCGTCGCACCTCGCTGTGCACCCCGAATGCGCCATCGCCACCGCGGCGCATCCCATCACGGCGCCCGAGGAGATCTTCAGCCCGAACGTCGTGAAGGTCGTGCTGGACGCGCGCGGTGTAGCGCTCTACTTCTCGCGCGCGCCCATTCCCTGGGCCCGCGACGCCTGGCAGCCGCACTGGTCGCCGGCGCGTCTCGATCTCGGCGCAATGCCCGCCCCGCCGGCTCCTGCGACCGTTTATCGGCATATCGGCCTGTACGCATACCGCGCGAAATTCCTGCGCAGCTACCCCTCGCTCGCGCAGTCACCGATCGAGCAGGTCGAGGCGCTCGAGCAACTTCGCGCAATGTGGCACGGCGAGCGCATCGCGGTGCTCGTGACGGCCGAAGCACCCGCGCCGGGCGTCGACACGCCCGCCGACCTCGCCCGTGTGCAAGCGTTATACCGGCCTTAA
- a CDS encoding 3-hydroxyacyl-CoA dehydrogenase: protein MQIRGNVFLITGGASGLGAASARLIAAEGGKVVIADLNEDAGNALAKELSGAFVKCNVASEDDGARAVAAATALGTLRGLVNCAGIAPAVKTVGKDGPHPLDTFSKTISVNLIGTFNMIRLAAAAIAQTSPAEGGERGVIVNTASVAAYDGQIGQAAYAASKGGVVAMTLPIARDLSRSGIRVMTIAPGLFETPMLLGMPKEVQDALGAMVPFPPRLGKPDEYAMLVKQIVENPMLNGEVIRLDGAIRMQPK from the coding sequence ATGCAGATCCGCGGCAACGTATTTCTCATCACCGGCGGCGCGTCGGGGCTCGGCGCGGCAAGCGCACGTCTCATCGCGGCCGAGGGCGGCAAGGTCGTCATCGCCGACCTCAACGAGGACGCGGGCAACGCGCTCGCGAAGGAACTGAGCGGCGCGTTCGTGAAGTGCAACGTCGCGAGCGAAGACGACGGCGCGCGTGCCGTAGCCGCGGCAACCGCGCTCGGCACGCTGCGCGGCCTCGTGAACTGCGCGGGCATCGCGCCCGCCGTCAAGACCGTGGGCAAGGACGGCCCGCATCCGCTCGACACGTTCTCGAAAACCATCTCGGTCAATCTGATCGGCACTTTCAACATGATCCGCCTCGCGGCGGCCGCGATCGCCCAGACGTCACCCGCCGAGGGCGGCGAGCGCGGCGTCATCGTCAACACGGCTTCGGTGGCCGCGTATGACGGCCAGATCGGTCAGGCGGCCTACGCCGCGTCGAAAGGCGGCGTCGTCGCGATGACGCTGCCGATCGCGCGCGACCTTTCGCGCAGCGGCATCCGCGTCATGACGATCGCGCCCGGCCTCTTCGAAACGCCGATGCTGCTCGGCATGCCCAAAGAGGTCCAGGATGCGCTCGGCGCGATGGTCCCGTTCCCGCCGCGCCTCGGCAAGCCCGATGAATATGCGATGCTCGTCAAGCAGATCGTCGAGAATCCGATGCTCAACGGCGAGGTGATCCGTCTGGACGGCGCGA